Sequence from the Lacerta agilis isolate rLacAgi1 chromosome 6, rLacAgi1.pri, whole genome shotgun sequence genome:
tagtttagaacttatttattgtaactgttgagtggatttctgtttaacttttatgtGTTGGTATTATTGTTTTATACTGtcctaataattgttgaatgttactttttgatgtaggttgcttattttaaagttttgttttattatcacatttttgtattgcattagattgttataagctgtacaatttttgtttctgcagcttgtaaaccgccttgagtactgtaagatagaaagacggtatacaaattaaaaatgaaatgaaatgaaataatgatCAACTGTCTtcttgtgtttgttttgagtacaggattacgagtaagatagaaaaccTGCTTTGTTTcagttaatttgcacaagggtgtatgtagccaatcagattttTCTACACAATTACATCGCTGAAATTGAATGAAGTCAGTTCAAAGTGAGTGCAATGCTTCCTGAATTACATTGCTTTCACTCCAAATGTACGAACACTCAGGGGCATAGCaaaggggcgggggggcggtcggccccgggttccaggggagggggtgacactttggccacccCCTCACCCCGCCCCGCCAGGTGGGCCCCAAATGGGGccatgccgcctttccccccttccagcggcttttttcggtgCGAgaggcgggccagcaaggagggcgtgtcacgcttgtcactggcatgacaccccctcctcactggcccacccctcgcgcaGAAAAAAAGtggctggaaggggggaaaggggaggcaaagcaggtgcttgaacgcgacaagcgtgatgccccctcctcgctggcccgcccctcgcgccaaaagaagcgaccgaaaggggagaaaaaaggaagcaaagcgggcgcttgaactttgcttccttttttctcccctttcggccgcttctttcggcgctggctgggctgcggagtcgcagcccagccagcaccgaaagaagcggccgaaagggaaagggggggaagcaaagcgggcacgttcaagcgcccgctatgcttttcttttttcccctgggggcgtggcgtcgcgctgtgaacgtgcgttATGACATCATGACGCGCACACACGTcgtgatgccctgcccccaggggtgcctcttggcttcccgccaaCGCACCTTTTATGGGGGGCTAGGAATCCCATAAAATTACTAACATGGGCCAATTTCGCAGAGTATGGGAGAGTTAATAAAAAGCTTAACTACATGACTGCTGACTACATGCCTTACAAATTGGGTCTACGTTTCTGATTCAGGGCAAACCTAGCACATTAAAGATGCCTCAAAGCTGCATAACTGCTCATAGTGTGCTTGATTCTTTGCTGGAAACAACATCTGCTGTAAACATAGCTTCATAGGTGCTTCTTTCAgaatctgacattttaaaaaaatgctttgaagcAAACAACAGTGACAAAGGCCaaagaaagcttttttaaaaaaaatcccttacaCCTGGACTGCTGAAATAGCTAGATGAAATAGATACTTTAGCAAGGGACAGTTGCCAAAAACACCCAGCTGCAAAAAAAGTCTACCAGCCAGCTTTGAAAAATGCTTTCATTCTATACAACGGACTTAATGCACATTGAATCAAGGCAAATAGCTTCTTTGATGGTCCTCAAACCAGGCTGGGGaatctgtgatcctccagatgttgttgacttccagttcacatcagccccagtcagcatgtccaatgattagggatgatgggagctgcaatccagcaacatctgcaagactacaggctccccatctctgccttGAAAGAAAGGGGCAAAAGGAATTGTCCAGGGCCTTTGAAGGAATCACACCTTAGAAAGCAAACGTAACGTTAAGCACTTGTCCTTGGAATTCTCCTATAAAAACATTTGCTGGGGGGaaattaagataagatataatgTTGTTTAGGACCTTTGCAAGTTTTGGTAATTGGCATAGTGCTGAAATAACCCCAACTTGTACAGAGGACATAAATATTATCTCAACTTAATAAGAATGGGATTGGACAAATTATAATGATAATTGCTTAAACGCTTAACAAACTTCTGGATACAGAACTGCACTTGACTGCAGTTGATTACTGAATATTTCAACACATTCTCTCATCCAGATTACACACTGGGGAGAGAGGTTGCATGCACATAGACCTAAAGCACATCTAAAGCAACCCtgtccccaagaatcctgggaaatataaactacaatttccaggattctttggggtgaaATGTGCCTGAAATGTATGGTGTTGTCCTCTTGGTATGGTGTTGTCCTTCTTGGTAACAAACATAGGACTGTGTGGCATGGTTGCAatgctatgcacacttacctaaaTGCAAATGTGGCACATTTGCAATAGATTAAGGCTTGCAGGAGTTTTGTGCAAATGGTTTTGCTTGATTATGTGGAAAGGACCTGAGAGACAATTTCAGCCtccatgggtggtattcaactagattttactcagaatagatccattgaaattaatagatatCACTCAGGTtgcttaatttcaatggatctactctgagtaaatactagttgaataccaccctatgaATGCAAAATGCTTGTTtgtgagtgtttttttaaaaaaaaattgtaggggGGAAGCAATTACATTTACACATTGAACATATTTTAAACCGGATTAATTACACAActttgatagctcagttggttagagtgtcgtgctgataatgccaaggttgcaggttcgatccccataaggaacagctgcatattcctgcattgcaaggggttggaccagatcctcagggtcccttcaaactctatgattttattaatCTGTATGCCACACCTCCTCACCCAACACATCATTAcaagacatacacacacaaacaaacacaatttcCGAGATAACTATTTTATGGGATAAGAAAAGAAAGCTTTCCCTGAAAAAAGACAGGAGAGTGTTTTATTGAAtgcattatttatatatttggaaACCAATGCAAGCACCACCATTACAACAGtgagttcctttttaaaacagcTAAGAACAGAATTAACCAGTAATGCCATAACCCTTTGTCCAGGAACTTGGAAATAGTGATGAAAGACTGCAGAAGCACAGAGTGGGATGTGGAGAAACGATGTCTTCACTTCATAGCAGTAAAGCAAATTAGGAAGTAATATTAACCATGGAATTATAGAAAACTTGCTATGGCCGTCTACATTATAGCACTTTAGCATgcatttaacaaacaaataaatttccTGACATTTCCCACATAGTAAATGGATCATCTGCATTCATGTCTAGAAGAAACAGATAAGCCCCAGCATGCCTTCACAGTTCTCCTGATATTCAAGATTATCCTTTTGCAAAAACTGGAGCTTATTTATCCAGTGCTTTCTTAATAGCACCAACTAGTGGGTATTTTCCCTGGCTGCAGAAGGAACCTGAAAAATCATCCTGCTCAAGTGTCCAAACCATAATACCTCCCAATTGATTATCCTTCATGTATTGAACCTAaagaagattaaaaaagaaagaaagggggggaaaagaattaaaaacaaaaacaaattccatATCAAATGTAAATTTTTATGGAACTTTTTTTGCATACCGCACATGGATTTTGTTCGCACACCATGGCACACCATACAACATGACTTACCTTGCATGAACCAAACATGGCTGCTTTGTTCCATCTTGCTAGCTTGGGGGAAAACAAATCACCCGCTTTCTTAACATTACATCCAAACCAGCATGTAGTACTTTGTGTTCTCCATACACAAAGCAATCCACAGCAAACCATTAATTATGGTTCACCATGGTGTGTAAACTGGGCTGTGTAAGCGTCTTAGTCTACGCTGTGGTCCAGATGTGTAGAGCAGGCTGCTGCTGTCATATCTTCAATATAGACACATCTGTCTGTCAAGCAGCTGGAAGGCCACCATACTGCACATGCACACCTTTGACAAACATCTCTTCCAGGATGGTACCGATTTCCACATGGCAGTCAAATGCACATGCATTCATACTCACAGCACAGAGCATTAACAGCATATTCACGCACACTGTGCAACAAATTCCCATATGATCCCAAAGTACACACGTATTCTGTGACAGCTCATACATGCAAAGCAGCAAAGTGATATtctgctgggattttttttttatggggCTCTGTATTCTCTGATGTGGGCAGCTTGATAAGAGAATAGAATTATGAGCAGGCCTGCACATTGCTTAGCCGTATAGCAATCAAAGCTACAATCTCATACTTAACAGCCACACAGGTGTTATACAATGGCTTGCCACCTAGTTTGAGTATCATTGCCCAGTGAAATAGAAAATTAGATTGAAACCAAGCCAATAGTCAAATCTTTGTAAAAGCCTGTACAGGAAGGCCCCCACTTATGCAGGAGTTACATTCCAGAGCCCTGTGTACATAAATGAAATCTCGTAAAGTGGAGAGTACCCTCTAAATACCCTTTAAACACCCTCTCTGTTGCTCTCTCTTCACccataccaaaaatactgtatccaaataTACCTACAACTAGAATTGAAACTGGGGCTTGCAGGAGGCTggaaaagcagctgctgctgctgcactaccccATATATcagctgctaggtggggaggcTCAGCAGCCcaaacaaagccctgctgtgcctccagtctgtttggggcttcctcctccttcactgatatcctctttgggctctggaaAGGGTCTCCTTATGAACCACAAgtgctctccagctctctcctgccatttctgggtttgaattgaattattGAATTGTTACCAAACTGATTATGCattagtgtgtgtggggggggaatctgtaCTGCCCATCAGTTTTTCTTAGATTCTGTTTCTTGCCACTTAATTTGCTAGTTCTTGCAGATATGGTCTGTGTAGGCAGATGGGATCATCCAGCTCTTATCCTGATGTACATCTTTGATGGAAACAAGATTTGCCCTCTAAATAAAATTGAATGGTGGCATCTCTTTGTATGACATTCAGGTGCTCAGCCACTATGGCACATTTTAAGAATAAGAGGACCGATCCTCACACAATTTCATAACTTTCCTTACCAATACTGTACCTGCAGATCATGCAACTTAATGGACAAAGGGAATAGACATTTGCCAGTACTTACCTTGGTCTGAATACTTGTCACATCTTCATATCCAACCCACTGGTTCCCTTTATAGGAGTAAGGGACTTTTTGTTCCTGAATCCATTCCTTCTTGGCACCGGAATTAAAGCCACAGATCTGACAAGAATAAATCGAAAGCCATAAACATGAATGTCAATGTCAGCAGATTGTCTATTACTGCAGGACAGGACCGGCCACCATTTTGTCCTGACATCTCTCTTTTGCCTGCCAATGATGGAGAGGCTTTTCACCGACAATGGAAGGCGCTGGAGTCACCTCCATAGCTGGTGACATATTGCTTGGGGAGTCTGATCTCATAGAAGTGAGTCTCTCCTCTAATAGGCTACTAGACCCTTCCTTTGTGTTCAGATCTCCTCCTGCCAACCTGCTAGGACCTTCCCCCAGGTTAGTTCTCCAAGGTCCTCTCATTTATCCTCTGACTACTCTCTCCACAACGTTTCCACAGCACTCACGATGCTATAACAATATATGTGAGCTATATACAGTTATAAAAAGTAGGAGAAAGTTTGACCACAACAAATGTTTTTGAAGAGAAAATCTGATATAGatttaaagcccccccccatacCATTGCTTTGAGGTCCATAAAAGGATTCCACAGGTAATGGTACCCTTTGGAcacatcactccccccccccactttcccaatTCTTACCAATTAAATTTGATTTTAGGGCAAATGCTTCATTTCAGATTGAGGGCTTTAGCTTTGTCATTGCTTTGGGACTGggagtgcataccctccaacagtgcttttttgtgtgtgtgtgtgggggggggaagacgcagcgatacgcatacccctaaacattttgtgaatctaagtttggcctcattgaggggcagtatttcaatatgagtaggaaaatgaaagtacccctaaacattttttttaaaaaagcactggcctccaacattcctcatgaAAATAAGAACATTTCTCACCACCCCCTGCACCAATTGACTCTCCTTGACCCCTCTTTTTTGTTCCCCGcccccacagagcatttcctatcagaagaatgGCGAgtgccaccactaccaccacaccAACAGGACACAGCATACATGCTAAAGCCCCGGGAAAACCCCTTATTccttttttattgtgctttggtagatttaaaaagaaaaacacacaccaataaataaattttagaaagggacgAGATTAAACGTGGGTGCATAAAGCATAAAAAATCTAGACTCTTTGCTCTCTGCTCCGCTTCCTCTTTTTTCCTGCCCAGGGCAACCCTGcgctctgcctgctcctcagaGCCAGCACATCATGTGGGTGTGGGCCTCGGCGGCAGcagcttctcctccccacctgctctccagcagccactatgagctgcccaagggaggaggtaGGCagcggcagccatggagaggccatggagaggccatgggaTGCTCCtttgttgccactgctgctcaGGACAAGTGCTAGCTCCTCCTCGAGCTCAGCGGTGGCAGCACTGGTGGGGAAAAtatggacattctgggatcaaatcagaagctaggGTATGGGAGGGTATGGGAGTGGGGAAATGCTTGGATTGCATGacttagtggtgtgtgtgtgcattctctctctctctccccctcccacccctatGTGATGTCTGGGTTGTCTATGAGCCATACATATCTAATTACAGTATGTACCATTTCTAAGACAGAGCAAGAGATAACTTCGTGTTAAATTTGTTCTGCCTTCTTCCCATCCTAATTCTGATTTGGATCCATCTCCTTGAGATTGATGAGACAGAAGGGAATGGGGTTTCCATAGGCTAAATGGGAACTTAAATGAAATCCTCCCTACCTCATAATAGGCCAGTATCCCCGCTTCTTTTGTGAAAGGACCAGGTGTCCCAGCACCAGATGCTGGGGCTTCAACTCCAGTCAGCTTGGAAGAAAGGGTATAAGACCGGCCATAAGTGGGGATTCCCATGATGATCTTTTCAGCTGGGGCACTTTTGCTGCGTAGATACTTCACAGCGTAGTCCTGAAGAAGGAAGAGTAGACTAGTTACTGCAAACATTAGGTAGGACACTGAATGTTAGTtctaaacttatttatttattatttcaatttctatCCCAGCCTTCATTCATGGTCTTGGCGTGGTTAACAGCATAACACACCATTAAAACAATTAACGACTcagataaaataaacaaaatgacaATACGTGCTGCACATACCCAGACCCATGATGAGGACAATTGACttgaatgttatttatttattagcaaaGCACTCAGTTATGTCAGCTCCTAAGTTGCAAGGGATATACACACCACTCCCTTCTAACTAGCTCTCTAGGCAATCTATCTCTGCAGACCTGTGCTTCGTCTTGGACATTTGAACAACAGCATAGCCACGCCTCTTCCTGCTTTCTTAAATGCCCCTGTCCAACTTGGCTGACACAAACACCCAATGGCTCCTCCTCAATGACAGCTCCAGCTTCTCCTGTCACTTCAAGTCCCTCCTTGTGTATGGAGACAGTGGCGGGGAAGGATGAAGGCAATTCCAAAGGCACCATTCTCTCTGGACCCATCATGGGCTCTCCAGCTTCCAAGACCTCCTCCAGCTTCCCACAGATCACCACCCCCTTCCCCTGGATCTTCCTCCTCCCCGCTTGCCTAGTTTCTATGTGACCCAGTAAAGCATTCCCAGCAAAAGCTTGGCTGAAGAAGTGTGTTTTTAGCCGCTGCTGAAAAGGAAGCATTGATGACACCAACCACACTTTGAGGGAGAACCCAAGTGTTATCACAGAACAGGCCCTATCTTCAAGCTTCACCAATTGACAGGGTAAGAAGGACCTGACTGAACCACTCAAGATTCTAGCAGCTGTGTTTTCCCTTAGCTGGAGCTTTCAAACTATCTTCAAGGGTAGCTCCGTGAGGACCATACTACAGTAATCTACcaagaggttaccagagcatagatcaCTGTGTCAGGGCTCTTATGATCCAGAAATGGCCATAGCTTATCAGACATAGCTGGAAAAGGACACTTTGAACCACTGATGTCATTTAGACCTCCAAAGACAATGCTGGATCAAGGAGTACTCCTTAAGCTATGAAATGTTTCCTTCAAGTGAGGTTCTCCCCCATGCTGAACAGGCCAGCTTTCTAATTCCTAGACCTGCCTGTTCGGCACATGTTGCAGATCTGTTGCTCAATGCTATTATCTGTGGGTTGCATGTGCCTTGGAAAAAATCAGGATCCTGAATACCAGGCTGTTTTAATACCAGGCTTTTTTATTTGGGAAATCTGTCCCCTATCCATCTGCTTGAGTTAATCATCTTTTTAAAGGGGGTAAAGGTCAATCTATCTTGTGCCGGTCATTAATTCAATGGATGGAGGGGGCAAAGTAATCAGAACTCTACCGCTGATATTTGTTCAGAACCTTGTCCACCAGGCTAGCTTTACTATCGCTACAGTAAAGCAAACATGTgactttttttgttaaaaaaagcttctggaaaAGCCCTTTGAAATATTTAACAAAGTCCTTGGACTGACAACTTACAACATTGTAGTAGGATGCAGACCCACTGTCAGCTGTGCTCTTCTGAAGGGGGCTTAAATGGCCTGTGAAACTTTCCCAGGCGCCGTGAAAATCAAAGGTCAGGAAGTTAATGAAATCAACCGATCTAGAGAAAGAAGAACAAATGGTCACCGGAAACTCTTGGGGAATAACTACAGTTATCTTCAGTTTCTGTTAGGTTTAATAAATGTCATCCACACTAGCCTTCCAGAACGGAAATCTATTTGTAGTTACTTACCATTTTGGAGCAAAACTGTgaactgacattttttttttgtctcaccTCTACCTTACAACTGTTGAGGATTTTAAATTACTGTTATTTAAtgcagggggggcaggggtgctGGGTGCATTgcaccacacttcttggcagcTCTCCAAAGCCGTCGCCATGAGCAGCGGACATCTGTTTTTTAAGATAAAATTTGGGCTTAATTAGCAGGCATGCTCTGAACTAGGGGAGATAAAATACTGTGTTAACTGATTCAGTCACTGGGTGCCAAGGATTCAACCTGGAGAAGGACTTCCATTGCAACTATCAGTATGTTGGGGAGGTGAGCCTCCATTACTTCCTTTTGATATATTTtgcatttgctgttttatttggcAAATCTCCCCCGAAGGATGGTTTTAAATAAGCAAGTGGGACTGAAAGTGTATCTTGCTATCATTATTGTTATGGTTTAACTACAAAATTGACTGTGTGAAATTTGGACTATGATTCTGGCAAAGACCTTTAATTGAATGATAAAAAGAATTTACGATGGGAACTGCGGTGTTTTTTATGGAAACACCAACTCGTTAGCAGCTGGAAAAGATTACAGGAGGGAATTTTAGATATCTGCCCGGCGCTAATGGCGAAAAGGCAACATCTCCTCCGGTCTTGGCTGTGACGCAGTAAGAAATGCAGAAAGTGAAAGTGGATGGGAATGTTGGATTACAGGACAATATTTCACACAGAATTACAAAGGACTAACCCGCTTGTCTAAACAAACTCAGAGGCTGTTAAAAAATAAACGAAGGACCAACATTGGAAATGTTTATTGGGACTATCTGACTAATTAAGGAATGCAGTAACAACATTAGATCATCACTCCCTGaacttcagagcatgggaagtcacccaaagatttataatttggcatgattatttggctgttttgttgcattataatttggaatgatttaatgtggtttttactggattgttaaattggaaaacttaataaatattatttatgaaAGTAAattactgttatttattaaatttgtataccacccttcccaGGGAACACAAAGAAAGTTGTGCAAATAAACCCTAAATCATCATTAAAGCATCTGTTTGCTTGCCTGAAGCATTTAAACTGGAACTAAAGAAATGTACTGCTTGCTCACTGTAATTGCCCCAGCCAGTATGCTGTTCATTCTGTTTAATGtagattcatttttttaaagtacttacTCTGAGATTGCCTGAATATCATAACCTTTGTCAATGGCTTCCCTTCCAGCTGGTATTGCAACACTCAGTAAGAGTCTTTTCTGACCCCGCCTCCGAAATGCTGAAGACAGATCCTAATGGGTGATGCAGAGGATTAATGCAGCTACTACTACTATAAATCTTACCCCTCCTTCACCATAACATCCCAGGGCAATTTTGTTattgtaacttgccctgggatgTTATGGTGAAGGAGGGGTAAGAAACAGAGCGGTACAACTTAAAACAGAATAACCAACcattcacacccacacaccccaatcaGGTTAATTACTAGTTTTCAAGTAGGTCACAAATATAATTTTTGCCTGTCAAAAGCAAAGAGGTGCCTTTTCAGCTGAATAATGATGCTGTTAGATTCACTTGTGTAGGAAGGGAGTTTTACAATTTGGGGGCTACCACAGAGAAATCTCTCTCCTGGCCTGCCACTCCTCAAACatctgagggcttatccacagttATCTTCTACCCCACATTTTCAAGGCAGAGGTCCGCATTTTCCCATTCTGTATCCAAGTGCTTCCCCCCTCTTTGCCCCACATCTTTCCCCAGAAAAACCCAATCTTTACAGCTGAATTGAAGCAAATGGCTTTTCGTTTTTTCTGTAGATTGCTGTTTGtgccaattcagtggtaaagagcgggGTTCTGCAGATAAAGTGgtggagcaaaaacaaaacaaagacataGTCAGAACAGAAATCATAAGTTATTATTTGTAATTCCTTCCTGTCACTGTCTTTTGAATCCATTTCTTTGTTAAATGTATTTGCATAAAGATGAATTGTATTTTGATGTACCTTAACCAGGTGAGTCAAACGGCTTTTATCAGACAGTTCTGCTAAGGGCCAAGCAAGATCAAAGCCATCGAAGTTATTTGCCCGAAGCAACTGCAACACAGACATCACAAATTCTGAGCGTGTGGCAGGAGATGCAGTTATTCTTCTAAAGCTATTACAGACAGGAGACAAAAACGTAAAGGGATTCTTGATTACTTTGTATTGTtcatagaaataaaatgaagccattattatattttttttacagtAGATGGTTGAAGTATTCCACAATAACTGGAAAAAAAGTTTCCACGGGCAGAGAAGTATTCATATTGAAAATATCACCATGCCAACAGAAATGGACCACTGGAAAACAAAAGGGAGCCAACAGAAGGGTTGGAAAAACTTGTTGATgaccagggctgtctttacctgggggtgcaaggggtacAGGGCACCCAGACaccaaattctggggggtgccaaatgtatacctactgtataccagTCCCTCTCGATcggtggcagtgaaaagcaatggagtgaaagtccccacccccctccatcgCTCTGTTACTCCATAGCATCATATCCCCGGtgagtcaggaaacaaaatcAGTTTATTCCGCTGTGTCGTTGTTACAGGTTAGcgattcccccccctaaaaaaaggtcagcaactttggcttcccccctcccaaaaaagcgcaataaaagttaatttgggggttctgggcggatctttgcaccccggcagcgcatatgctaaaggCAGCCCTGGTGATGACTATGGACCACAGAATGTTTTTTcagttggaaaagaaaaacaagaaagcaCATTGGAAATGCAAATTGGCCTGTGCCAGTCCTTTTACAGTTCATAGCATATATTGGAGGGCTTGACTGGCTGGAGCACTGGAAAGCAGCACTTGTTAAAGGAAGAAGATACACATTttattgcaggtcccacttgctgAGATGAATTGTAGCTAATCTAAAATCCAAGAGAAGAATGGTTCACTGTGCAGCTTTATACACCAAGGTTTGCCCATGCTCACCCTCCCCTGGAGGTGTCAAGAAGCATTAGGTTGTCTCACAGTGAGGCAGGGAGAAATGTGGAAATAGCCAGACTCTGACCATCGCCAGGCatgctcagagagagagagagaatattagtATTCACTGAGAGTTCAAAACAGAGCTAGGATAATGAATCACCACTTGGGGCCAGGCAGAGTGATCCGGGAGACATGGAAAGAGCAACCTGTCCATAGCTCAACGATTATTTTACACGCAGCATATTGGTTTATGAAGCACCTGCCTTCACAAAAGTAAGGCAATA
This genomic interval carries:
- the LOC117048650 gene encoding chitinase-3-like protein 1, whose product is MGQASVWAVSITALIFLQSVSTSKLVCYFTSWSQYREASGRFVADQIDPNLCTHVIYAFANISGTQLVPGEWNDATTYGTLSQLKRNRNLKTLLSVGGALMGPQPFRRITASPATRSEFVMSVLQLLRANNFDGFDLAWPLAELSDKSRLTHLVKDLSSAFRRRGQKRLLLSVAIPAGREAIDKGYDIQAISESVDFINFLTFDFHGAWESFTGHLSPLQKSTADSGSASYYNVDYAVKYLRSKSAPAEKIIMGIPTYGRSYTLSSKLTGVEAPASGAGTPGPFTKEAGILAYYEICGFNSGAKKEWIQEQKVPYSYKGNQWVGYEDVTSIQTKVQYMKDNQLGGIMVWTLEQDDFSGSFCSQGKYPLVGAIKKALDK